Proteins encoded within one genomic window of Columba livia isolate bColLiv1 breed racing homer chromosome 1, bColLiv1.pat.W.v2, whole genome shotgun sequence:
- the ZC3H13 gene encoding zinc finger CCCH domain-containing protein 13 isoform X5, whose translation MRRHHERRRGGRRGGCREGCARRWRRRLPSGPGARGQGGGRRWAAGAGVAPRLPLRVAPRSGPGGRTPPSPPPTLSAPGGGGGGGGERRGSGRSRSPERPTGDLRERMKNKRQDVEAEPQKRSTEESSSPVRKESSRGRRREKEDIKITKERTPESEEENGDWETNREDSDNGDVNYDYDHELSLEMKRQKIQRELMKLEQENMEKREEIVIKKEISPEVVRSKLSPSPSPRKSSKSPKRRSSPKSSSSASKKEKKASAVPSPLLDQQRSSKSNQSKKKGPRTPSPPPPVQEETPLGKKHKEKHKAKERSEEKAREVKERGRDFERHKEKKEKQRDPSESSHRQKRSPSPADHSGSNSSPSREYSPPAARRRQTSRAPAKSTTHKRNFSPSRRSASPSGQHHSPISSRHHSSSSQSGSSVQRHSPSPHRKRTPSPSYQRTASPPARRSSSPYPPHSSSSPQRKRSPSRHRSPGREKGRHDRDRTSQSHDRRHERRDETRGKREKERETRDDRDYDQEQSTSRDHRDDRETRDGRERRETRDNRDRRETRESRDTRDSRDTRDYSRDTKDSRDQRDSRSTRDSHDYRDRESRDTHKKDDQYQEDSRSYGRSHGREESSRAETRNDSRSDSRNESRSDRTGRSRGRGPELSDKGSRGTRGSQVDGHSSSGNYHDSWESRSSYPDRDRYDSREQARDSSFERRHSERDRRDNRERDQRASSPVRHQGRSDDLERDERREERRVDRSDDRRDERARERERERERDRERERERDREREREKERELERDRARERERERERDKDRDRERDRDRDHDREREREREREKEREREREERERERERERDRERERERERGRDRDKERDRQRDWDDKDKGREDRRDKREDIREERSSRDVHEERKSKKRHRNESSPSPRQSPKRRREHSPDSDAYNSGDDKNDKHRLLSQVVRPQESRSLSPSHITEERQSRWKEEERKSDRKESSRRYEEPEFKERVSSADKQREQPDASESSRSRVQENLGHRPSEERDASDRMHDDSKKKSKIQKKATKKKKDDDSGVERYTNESTTEESQVFSPKKGQKKKNVEKKRKRSKGDSEVSDEEIVPHHKKKKGPRTPPVTKEELAEAPPEKAVAEVPQKREDTTFSDWSDEDVPERGDIVVPERSTEDSHRKSHRTRGEKVEAPHVTIDDGPHRKPVDQKRSSSLGSNRSHASSRLRSPSNESAHRSGDDQTGRKRILHSSSRDRDRDREREKKLEITGERKSRIDQLKRGEPSRSTSSDRQDSRSHSSRRSSPESDRQVHSRSGSFDSRERLQERDRHEHDRERERDRREGRQRDWDRDVDKDWPRSRDRERLREREREREKRRELDRERDRQPPDTAERERDRTLDISSQKESTKHSETKLDRDHEKEFDGVCRDSAASEKERTDKDLGPLQGFEDGNEAEKVESLEGGEDEAKIDDVQSLGSGAGEYEPISDDELDEILAGDAEKREDQQEDEKMPGKNPVDVIDVDWSSLMPKQPKEPREPGAALLKFTPGAVMLRVGISKRLAGPELFTKIKETCQRVLEKPKDAENLFEHDLGALNMAALLRKEERAGLLSNLGPCCKALCFRRDSAIRKQLMKNEKGATKQTYTNSAAMDSDLLRLSLRLFKRKTVCQVPGQEKTEDNKIPQPTIQQEVCVS comes from the exons GTCACCAGAAAGACCGACTGGAGATCTTcgggaaagaatgaagaataaacGTCAAGATGTTGAGGCAGAGCCACAGAAACGAAGTACAGAGGAATCATCCTCTCCTGTTAGG aaAGAGTCTTCACGAGGAAGACGTAGAGAAAAGGAGGATATCAAAATCACAAAGGAGAGAACGCCAGAAAGTGAAGAGGAAAATGGGGATTGGGAAACAAATAGAGAGG acTCTGATAATGGAGATGTTAATTATGATTATGATCATGAGCTGTCTTTGGAAATGAAGCGCCAAAAGATTCAGAGAGAACTTATGAAGTTGGAACAGGAAAACATGGAGAAACGAGAGGAGATAGTCATTAAAAAAGAG attTCTCCAGAGGTGGTTAGATCTAAATTATCACCATCGCCATCACCGAGAAAGTCTAGCAAATCTCCAAAACGAAGATCCAGTCCCAAATCATCTTCTTCAGctagtaagaaagagaagaaagcatcTGCTGTACCTTCCCCACTTTTGGATCAGCAGAG AAGTTCTAAAAGTAACCAGAGTAAAAAGAAAGGTCCTCGTACACCTAGTCCTCCTCCTCCAGTACAAGAGGAAACTCccctggggaaaaaacacaaagaaaaacataaagcaaaagaacgttcagaagaaaaggcaagggAGGTGAAAGAGAGAGGACGTGATTTTGAAAGgcataaggagaaaaaagagaagcagag GGATCCCTCTGAAAGCTCCCATAGACAGAAGCGTTCTCCTAGTCCTGCAGATCATTCTGGCAGTAATTCTTCCCCTTCCAGGGAGTATTCACCACCTGCTGCAAGACGGAGACAAACCTCCCGAGCTCCAGCCAAGTCAACCACTCACAAACGTAACTTCTCACCCTCTCGCAG GTCTGCTTCCCCATCAGGTCAGCATCATTCTCCCATATCATCCAGACATCACTCCTCATCATCACAGTCAGGCTCCTCTGTTCAAAGACATTCTCCTTCCCCACACCGCAAAAGAACTCCTTCTCCGTCTTATCAAAGGACAGCTTCCCCACCTGCAAGGCGATCCTCTTCTCCCTATCCTCCAcactcttcctcttctcctcagAGGAAGCGAAGCCCTTCAAGACACCGATCTCctggaagagaaaagggaagacacGATCGTGATAGGACTTCACAGTCTCATGACAGACGCCATGAAAGGCGGGATG AAACtagagggaaaagggaaaaagaaagagaaacaagagaTGATCGTGATTATGACCAGGAACAAAGCACCTCCAGAGACCACAGAGATGACAGAGAGACTCGTGACGGAAGAGAGCGGAGGGAGACAAGGGACAACAGAGATCGGAGGGAGACAAGGGAATCCAGAGACACTCGCGACTCTAGAGATACAAGGGATTATAGCAGAGATACCAAAGATAGTCGGGATCAGAGAGACTCACGCTCCACACGAGATTCCCATGACTACAGAGACAGAGAAAGTCGCGATACCCATAAAAAGGATGACCAGTATCAGGAGGACTCACGCAGCTATGGAAGATCCCATGGCAGAGAGGAGAGCTCTCGTGCTGAAACAAGGAATGACTCCAGAAGTGACTCCAGAAATGAGAGCAGAAGTGATAGAACTGGCAGAAGTCGAGGCAGAGGTCCAGAATTATCTGACAAAG GAAGTCGGGGGACTAGAGGATCCCAGGTTGATGGTCACAGCAGTAGTGGAAACTACCATGACAGCTGGGAATCAAGAAGTAGCTACCCTGATCGGGATCGTTACGATAGTCGAGAACAAGCAAGGGATTCCTCCTTTGAAAGAAGACATAGTGAACGGGACAGGCGCGACAACAGAGAAAGag ATCAGAGAGCAAGCTCACCAGTACGACATCAAGGACGAAGTGATGACCTTGAGCGGgatgaaagaagagaagagcGAAGGGTAGATCGGTCTGATGATAGGAGAGATGAAAGGGCCCGGGAGAGAGAGcgggaaagggagagagaccgagagagggaaagagagagagaccgggaaagagaaagggagaaggaaagagagttAGAGCGAGATCGTGCTCGGGAacgggagagggagagagagcgGGACAAAGACAGGGACCGTGAGCGTGACCGAGACAGGGATCATGACAGGGAAAGGGAacgagaaagagagagggagaaggaacGAGAGCGAGAGCGGGAGGAACGAGAAAGGGAGCGAGAGCGCGAAAGAGATCGAGAGCGCGAACGAGAAAGGGAGAGAGGTCGAGACAGGGATAAAGAAAGAGACCGCCAGAGAGACTGGGATGACAAAGATAAAGGAAGGGAAGATCGCAGAGACAAGAGGGAAGAtatcagagaagaaagaagttcaaGAGATGTCcatgaggaaagaaaatccaA GAAGCGtcacagaaatgaaagcagtCCAAGTCCTCGTCAGTCACCCAAACGTCGCCGTGAACACTCTCCTGATAGTGATGCTTACAACAGTGGAGATGATAAAA ATGACAAGCATAGACTTCTGAGCCAGGTTGTGCGGCCGCAGGAATCCCGGTCACTGAGCCCTTCTCACATTACAGAGGAGCGACAGAGTCGCTGGAAAGAAGAAGAGCGAAAATCAGACAGAAAGGAAAGTTCCCGGCGTTATGAAGAACCAGAGTTTAAAGAGAGGGTTTCTTCAGCAGATAAGCAAAGAGAGCAACCAGATGCTTCAGAGAGCTCACGGTCCAGGGTTCAAGAAAATCTTGGTCACCGCCCTTCTGAAGAAAGAGATGCTTCTGATAGAATGCATGATGACAGCAAGAAGAAgtctaaaatacagaaaaaggccacaaagaagaagaaagatgatgaCAGTGGGGTGGAAAGGTACACTAATGAATCAACAACTGAGGAAAGCCAGGTGTTTTCACCCAAGAAGggtcaaaaaaagaaaaacgtagagaaaaagaggaagaggtcCAAAGGTGATTCTGAAGTTTCTgatgaagaaattgttccacatcataaaaagaaaaaaggcccAAGAACCCCCCCTGTAACAAAAGAAGAATTGGCTGAAGCACCACCTGAGAAAGCTGTAGCAGAAGTCCCCCAAAAAAGAGAAGATACAACATTTAGTGACTGGTCAGATGAAGATGTTCCTGAACGTGGTGACATTGTTGTTCCAGAAAGAAGCACTGAGGACTCCCATAGGAAAAGTCACAGGACAAGGGGAGAAAAGGTGGAAGCCCCTCATGTTACTATAGACGATGGACCACACCGTAAACCGGTGGATCAGAAGCGCAGCAGCAGCCTCGGTAGCAATCGGAGCCATGCCTCAAGCAGACTGAGATCCCCTTCCAATGAGTCAGCTCATCGCAGCGGAGATGACCAGACTGGACGGAAGAGAATCCTGCACAGTAGCTCTAGAGACAGGGATAGGgacagggagagagagaagaaattagaaatcaCTGGGGAACGGAAGTCCAGAATTGATCAGTTGAAACGAGGGGAACCGAGTCGCAGCACATCTTCAG atcGTCAAGATTCAAGAAGCCACAGTTCAAGAAGAAGTTCTCCTGAATCAGATCGTCAGGTCCATTCCAGATCTGGGTCCTTTGATAGCagggagaggctgcaggagcGAGATCGACATGAACATGAtcgagaaagagagagagacagaagagagGGAAGGCAGAGAGACTGGGACCGAGATGTTGACAAAGACTGGCCGAGGAGCAGGGATCGAGAGAGACTCCGGGAACGAGAGAGGGAGCGAGAGAAAAGACGGGAGCTggacagagagagagacagacaaCCACCTGATACCgctgaaagagagagagacagaactCTTGACATCTCCTCTCAAAAAGAATCAACAAAACACAGTGAAACAAAACTGGACAGAGATCACGAAAAGGAATTTGATGGTGTTTGTCGGGACTCGGCGgcttcagagaaggaaagaacagacaaagATTTAGGACCTTTACAGGGTTTTGAAGATGGAAATGAGGCTGAAAAAGTAGAGAGTTTAGAAG GAGGAGAAGATGAAGCAAAGATTGATGATGTACAGTCACTGGGGTCTGGTGCTGGAGAATATGAGCCAATCAGTGATGATGAACTCGATGAAATTCTGGCAGGTGATGCTGAAAAGCGGGAGGATCAGCAGGAGGATGAGAAGATGCCTGGTAAAA ATCCTGTGGATGTCATAGATGTAGATTGGTCCAGTCTTATGCCAAAGCAGCCAAAAGAACCACGGGAGCCTGGGGCCGCACTCTTAAAATTCACACCAGGTGCTGTTATGTTGAGAGTTGGCATTTCCAAGCGATTGGCAGGACCAGAACTCTTCACCAAAATTAAAGAGACTTGCCAGAGAGTGTTAGAAAAACCTAAAG ATGCAGAAAACCTTTTTGAACATGACCTGGGGGCTTTGAATATGGCTGCACTTCTACgaaaagaagagagagcagGTCTTCTCAGTAACCTGGGTCCTTGCTGTAAAGCGCTGTGCTTTCGAAGGGATTCTGCAATTCGTAAGCAGCtaatgaagaatgaaaag ggtgcaacaaaacaaacctataCAAATTCTGCAGCAATGGACAGCGACTTGTTACGGTTGAGTCTACGGTTATTCAAACGAAAGACTGTGTGCCAAGTTCCTGGTCAGGAAAAGACAGAGGATAATAAAATTCCACAACCGACTATCCAGCAAGAAGTGTGTGTCTCTTGA
- the ZC3H13 gene encoding zinc finger CCCH domain-containing protein 13 isoform X4 codes for MRRHHERRRGGRRGGCREGCARRWRRRLPSGPGARGQGGGRRWAAGAGVAPRLPLRVAPRSGPGGRTPPSPPPTLSAPGGGGGGGGERRGSGRSSTKCQKLEGRSQWKIPRPYLIAHPEDPVCLKGLDPALEVLQRSPERPTGDLRERMKNKRQDVEAEPQKRSTEESSSPVRKESSRGRRREKEDIKITKERTPESEEENGDWETNREDSDNGDVNYDYDHELSLEMKRQKIQRELMKLEQENMEKREEIVIKKEISPEVVRSKLSPSPSPRKSSKSPKRRSSPKSSSSASKKEKKASAVPSPLLDQQRSSKSNQSKKKGPRTPSPPPPVQEETPLGKKHKEKHKAKERSEEKAREVKERGRDFERHKEKKEKQRDPSESSHRQKRSPSPADHSGSNSSPSREYSPPAARRRQTSRAPAKSTTHKRNFSPSRRSASPSGQHHSPISSRHHSSSSQSGSSVQRHSPSPHRKRTPSPSYQRTASPPARRSSSPYPPHSSSSPQRKRSPSRHRSPGREKGRHDRDRTSQSHDRRHERRDETRGKREKERETRDDRDYDQEQSTSRDHRDDRETRDGRERRETRDNRDRRETRESRDTRDSRDTRDYSRDTKDSRDQRDSRSTRDSHDYRDRESRDTHKKDDQYQEDSRSYGRSHGREESSRAETRNDSRSDSRNESRSDRTGRSRGRGPELSDKGSRGTRGSQVDGHSSSGNYHDSWESRSSYPDRDRYDSREQARDSSFERRHSERDRRDNRERDQRASSPVRHQGRSDDLERDERREERRVDRSDDRRDERARERERERERDRERERERDREREREKERELERDRARERERERERDKDRDRERDRDRDHDREREREREREKEREREREERERERERERDRERERERERGRDRDKERDRQRDWDDKDKGREDRRDKREDIREERSSRDVHEERKSKKRHRNESSPSPRQSPKRRREHSPDSDAYNSGDDKNDKHRLLSQVVRPQESRSLSPSHITEERQSRWKEEERKSDRKESSRRYEEPEFKERVSSADKQREQPDASESSRSRVQENLGHRPSEERDASDRMHDDSKKKSKIQKKATKKKKDDDSGVERYTNESTTEESQVFSPKKGQKKKNVEKKRKRSKGDSEVSDEEIVPHHKKKKGPRTPPVTKEELAEAPPEKAVAEVPQKREDTTFSDWSDEDVPERGDIVVPERSTEDSHRKSHRTRGEKVEAPHVTIDDGPHRKPVDQKRSSSLGSNRSHASSRLRSPSNESAHRSGDDQTGRKRILHSSSRDRDRDREREKKLEITGERKSRIDQLKRGEPSRSTSSDRQDSRSHSSRRSSPESDRQVHSRSGSFDSRERLQERDRHEHDRERERDRREGRQRDWDRDVDKDWPRSRDRERLREREREREKRRELDRERDRQPPDTAERERDRTLDISSQKESTKHSETKLDRDHEKEFDGVCRDSAASEKERTDKDLGPLQGFEDGNEAEKVESLEGGEDEAKIDDVQSLGSGAGEYEPISDDELDEILAGDAEKREDQQEDEKMPGKNPVDVIDVDWSSLMPKQPKEPREPGAALLKFTPGAVMLRVGISKRLAGPELFTKIKETCQRVLEKPKDAENLFEHDLGALNMAALLRKEERAGLLSNLGPCCKALCFRRDSAIRKQLMKNEKGATKQTYTNSAAMDSDLLRLSLRLFKRKTVCQVPGQEKTEDNKIPQPTIQQEVCVS; via the exons GTCACCAGAAAGACCGACTGGAGATCTTcgggaaagaatgaagaataaacGTCAAGATGTTGAGGCAGAGCCACAGAAACGAAGTACAGAGGAATCATCCTCTCCTGTTAGG aaAGAGTCTTCACGAGGAAGACGTAGAGAAAAGGAGGATATCAAAATCACAAAGGAGAGAACGCCAGAAAGTGAAGAGGAAAATGGGGATTGGGAAACAAATAGAGAGG acTCTGATAATGGAGATGTTAATTATGATTATGATCATGAGCTGTCTTTGGAAATGAAGCGCCAAAAGATTCAGAGAGAACTTATGAAGTTGGAACAGGAAAACATGGAGAAACGAGAGGAGATAGTCATTAAAAAAGAG attTCTCCAGAGGTGGTTAGATCTAAATTATCACCATCGCCATCACCGAGAAAGTCTAGCAAATCTCCAAAACGAAGATCCAGTCCCAAATCATCTTCTTCAGctagtaagaaagagaagaaagcatcTGCTGTACCTTCCCCACTTTTGGATCAGCAGAG AAGTTCTAAAAGTAACCAGAGTAAAAAGAAAGGTCCTCGTACACCTAGTCCTCCTCCTCCAGTACAAGAGGAAACTCccctggggaaaaaacacaaagaaaaacataaagcaaaagaacgttcagaagaaaaggcaagggAGGTGAAAGAGAGAGGACGTGATTTTGAAAGgcataaggagaaaaaagagaagcagag GGATCCCTCTGAAAGCTCCCATAGACAGAAGCGTTCTCCTAGTCCTGCAGATCATTCTGGCAGTAATTCTTCCCCTTCCAGGGAGTATTCACCACCTGCTGCAAGACGGAGACAAACCTCCCGAGCTCCAGCCAAGTCAACCACTCACAAACGTAACTTCTCACCCTCTCGCAG GTCTGCTTCCCCATCAGGTCAGCATCATTCTCCCATATCATCCAGACATCACTCCTCATCATCACAGTCAGGCTCCTCTGTTCAAAGACATTCTCCTTCCCCACACCGCAAAAGAACTCCTTCTCCGTCTTATCAAAGGACAGCTTCCCCACCTGCAAGGCGATCCTCTTCTCCCTATCCTCCAcactcttcctcttctcctcagAGGAAGCGAAGCCCTTCAAGACACCGATCTCctggaagagaaaagggaagacacGATCGTGATAGGACTTCACAGTCTCATGACAGACGCCATGAAAGGCGGGATG AAACtagagggaaaagggaaaaagaaagagaaacaagagaTGATCGTGATTATGACCAGGAACAAAGCACCTCCAGAGACCACAGAGATGACAGAGAGACTCGTGACGGAAGAGAGCGGAGGGAGACAAGGGACAACAGAGATCGGAGGGAGACAAGGGAATCCAGAGACACTCGCGACTCTAGAGATACAAGGGATTATAGCAGAGATACCAAAGATAGTCGGGATCAGAGAGACTCACGCTCCACACGAGATTCCCATGACTACAGAGACAGAGAAAGTCGCGATACCCATAAAAAGGATGACCAGTATCAGGAGGACTCACGCAGCTATGGAAGATCCCATGGCAGAGAGGAGAGCTCTCGTGCTGAAACAAGGAATGACTCCAGAAGTGACTCCAGAAATGAGAGCAGAAGTGATAGAACTGGCAGAAGTCGAGGCAGAGGTCCAGAATTATCTGACAAAG GAAGTCGGGGGACTAGAGGATCCCAGGTTGATGGTCACAGCAGTAGTGGAAACTACCATGACAGCTGGGAATCAAGAAGTAGCTACCCTGATCGGGATCGTTACGATAGTCGAGAACAAGCAAGGGATTCCTCCTTTGAAAGAAGACATAGTGAACGGGACAGGCGCGACAACAGAGAAAGag ATCAGAGAGCAAGCTCACCAGTACGACATCAAGGACGAAGTGATGACCTTGAGCGGgatgaaagaagagaagagcGAAGGGTAGATCGGTCTGATGATAGGAGAGATGAAAGGGCCCGGGAGAGAGAGcgggaaagggagagagaccgagagagggaaagagagagagaccgggaaagagaaagggagaaggaaagagagttAGAGCGAGATCGTGCTCGGGAacgggagagggagagagagcgGGACAAAGACAGGGACCGTGAGCGTGACCGAGACAGGGATCATGACAGGGAAAGGGAacgagaaagagagagggagaaggaacGAGAGCGAGAGCGGGAGGAACGAGAAAGGGAGCGAGAGCGCGAAAGAGATCGAGAGCGCGAACGAGAAAGGGAGAGAGGTCGAGACAGGGATAAAGAAAGAGACCGCCAGAGAGACTGGGATGACAAAGATAAAGGAAGGGAAGATCGCAGAGACAAGAGGGAAGAtatcagagaagaaagaagttcaaGAGATGTCcatgaggaaagaaaatccaA GAAGCGtcacagaaatgaaagcagtCCAAGTCCTCGTCAGTCACCCAAACGTCGCCGTGAACACTCTCCTGATAGTGATGCTTACAACAGTGGAGATGATAAAA ATGACAAGCATAGACTTCTGAGCCAGGTTGTGCGGCCGCAGGAATCCCGGTCACTGAGCCCTTCTCACATTACAGAGGAGCGACAGAGTCGCTGGAAAGAAGAAGAGCGAAAATCAGACAGAAAGGAAAGTTCCCGGCGTTATGAAGAACCAGAGTTTAAAGAGAGGGTTTCTTCAGCAGATAAGCAAAGAGAGCAACCAGATGCTTCAGAGAGCTCACGGTCCAGGGTTCAAGAAAATCTTGGTCACCGCCCTTCTGAAGAAAGAGATGCTTCTGATAGAATGCATGATGACAGCAAGAAGAAgtctaaaatacagaaaaaggccacaaagaagaagaaagatgatgaCAGTGGGGTGGAAAGGTACACTAATGAATCAACAACTGAGGAAAGCCAGGTGTTTTCACCCAAGAAGggtcaaaaaaagaaaaacgtagagaaaaagaggaagaggtcCAAAGGTGATTCTGAAGTTTCTgatgaagaaattgttccacatcataaaaagaaaaaaggcccAAGAACCCCCCCTGTAACAAAAGAAGAATTGGCTGAAGCACCACCTGAGAAAGCTGTAGCAGAAGTCCCCCAAAAAAGAGAAGATACAACATTTAGTGACTGGTCAGATGAAGATGTTCCTGAACGTGGTGACATTGTTGTTCCAGAAAGAAGCACTGAGGACTCCCATAGGAAAAGTCACAGGACAAGGGGAGAAAAGGTGGAAGCCCCTCATGTTACTATAGACGATGGACCACACCGTAAACCGGTGGATCAGAAGCGCAGCAGCAGCCTCGGTAGCAATCGGAGCCATGCCTCAAGCAGACTGAGATCCCCTTCCAATGAGTCAGCTCATCGCAGCGGAGATGACCAGACTGGACGGAAGAGAATCCTGCACAGTAGCTCTAGAGACAGGGATAGGgacagggagagagagaagaaattagaaatcaCTGGGGAACGGAAGTCCAGAATTGATCAGTTGAAACGAGGGGAACCGAGTCGCAGCACATCTTCAG atcGTCAAGATTCAAGAAGCCACAGTTCAAGAAGAAGTTCTCCTGAATCAGATCGTCAGGTCCATTCCAGATCTGGGTCCTTTGATAGCagggagaggctgcaggagcGAGATCGACATGAACATGAtcgagaaagagagagagacagaagagagGGAAGGCAGAGAGACTGGGACCGAGATGTTGACAAAGACTGGCCGAGGAGCAGGGATCGAGAGAGACTCCGGGAACGAGAGAGGGAGCGAGAGAAAAGACGGGAGCTggacagagagagagacagacaaCCACCTGATACCgctgaaagagagagagacagaactCTTGACATCTCCTCTCAAAAAGAATCAACAAAACACAGTGAAACAAAACTGGACAGAGATCACGAAAAGGAATTTGATGGTGTTTGTCGGGACTCGGCGgcttcagagaaggaaagaacagacaaagATTTAGGACCTTTACAGGGTTTTGAAGATGGAAATGAGGCTGAAAAAGTAGAGAGTTTAGAAG GAGGAGAAGATGAAGCAAAGATTGATGATGTACAGTCACTGGGGTCTGGTGCTGGAGAATATGAGCCAATCAGTGATGATGAACTCGATGAAATTCTGGCAGGTGATGCTGAAAAGCGGGAGGATCAGCAGGAGGATGAGAAGATGCCTGGTAAAA ATCCTGTGGATGTCATAGATGTAGATTGGTCCAGTCTTATGCCAAAGCAGCCAAAAGAACCACGGGAGCCTGGGGCCGCACTCTTAAAATTCACACCAGGTGCTGTTATGTTGAGAGTTGGCATTTCCAAGCGATTGGCAGGACCAGAACTCTTCACCAAAATTAAAGAGACTTGCCAGAGAGTGTTAGAAAAACCTAAAG ATGCAGAAAACCTTTTTGAACATGACCTGGGGGCTTTGAATATGGCTGCACTTCTACgaaaagaagagagagcagGTCTTCTCAGTAACCTGGGTCCTTGCTGTAAAGCGCTGTGCTTTCGAAGGGATTCTGCAATTCGTAAGCAGCtaatgaagaatgaaaag ggtgcaacaaaacaaacctataCAAATTCTGCAGCAATGGACAGCGACTTGTTACGGTTGAGTCTACGGTTATTCAAACGAAAGACTGTGTGCCAAGTTCCTGGTCAGGAAAAGACAGAGGATAATAAAATTCCACAACCGACTATCCAGCAAGAAGTGTGTGTCTCTTGA